A genomic stretch from Larimichthys crocea isolate SSNF chromosome XXII, L_crocea_2.0, whole genome shotgun sequence includes:
- the shroom1 gene encoding protein Shroom1 isoform X1 produces the protein MDSYSLHFERMNNVDLHPLSLPVSRLSPAKSNSSIADQLAHHQHGKGDSAYSSFSGGSTAPDYPSPFLTDDLQSSSLHYADLKYVKSIYHPTQVLQSDSKTMDQLYRSVEAFSQQYRSNDNINANHHNGNESFHTNNKALSKQEVASGAPSQGAYPPVRPPPVPARLDSFIATKNLENTRVHRHSAEFQPQQPQPQQQPRPHNRQSHGLNGSRPETANPGTGSLNSDPVYSVWRGSQPQQPQAQQPSSHRPHLQPHDQTRVPLNPEYLFITDNKAASEQQKSTNILSRSPPRGTSQSEHQKRRQLSSSDACNGDHHKFGGSSSHFESQRKRSHSAHDWLGSEPARASSPWNSGQSFINSSIQHKGQFYFVTGVCKLSESGTRTHSASVCGSETGSESSTVLETHQLREKERCHSTMDNMFRPLQESSRSSSGVIPDEREVFTSVSQGKDLSFRNQDQENRRLSLISMQSSRSFETLEEIDMTQSRDIGRHTANNPIFYCGPDRNCSPHASTQTKDVTSLISNEPPHKREEQAKRGKRQPLGDVASERINKETTPLLYHLTGASRAALQPKKSSDFSMKGKEAIVNKTGHGDVAVNDNERAPKSDTSKNDRGELISACNTLDDSFKKYYKEKLKDAQSKVLRETSFKRRDLQLSWPHRTRQKPELRPPVIHTFSLSQDSETSTDTLTPSVISEETERGSIEEVSESQKEMDNETEKENGRPENVAQPQVARIGGRKRLTQEQKKMCYSEPEKLNQLGGGPVHSACRSFGNEGDILFAVEREVEEHAQQGEQGLVAARRKMFETRGRALSASSASKTNLKHLQHKALVEYMERKTGQKVAEPQQPAPQLPPPSRQRHSLGEKPFDWGSRPLSANNEGKNTKKKLHRPHSAGRILDSSTSSIRYAQFFSAQSCSGQYAGQSNKPRWRESQGPSQGKCASVESLLDQPEPPSFFRNRSTSTPHAFEGLQAEDYEMDPLPVNTMETWSPQKNATEVSIVKPAPEGQQRVRVVAQRGKSMEELGASKLTRPSAMSKSSEQLDQLWRCSSRPGGPGGLDRDKRSVSYLGDTREAQGQERGRKKQYVTDQAAKEPETVGLKSTQGQTQNQTQRKSLLKQNSEPEEDATTRNSSRSTSPAPSSSRARVHSGPPGSHGPVTDVFRSSRPPSETSSNPPSPRGLETSEKEIKSTSSTPTQTKLLCENKPSSSRVRTSSSGTASEREQSVDEPGSNGQTPDSNHEVSLSCGVTTDPSLWILPPEEESKEEVQTSPLKDNVFDDSPAPPTQASETSTSPCTSVSDANISQQVEDEKNPEMGQEKTGENQEMLERGTPEGETESLEKPMERPQWEELVEAVVKADQSLARVLYPLANRKTALMLMEQLLSEDTLLMEEHYKKKQEQKGAVESTETVEGAEPSVPDSLKPQCADLQSKADVTEKKRLLVSYIESRLRSLEEMRGPLQTEIQENVAHGETLEVLVREHCLPVELERYNLFIGDLERVVNLLLCLSARLARVQNALSTVDQHTDPEEKQSLDSRHRLLCKQREDAKDLKDNLDRRENLVSTFLSRQLSAEQLQDYRRFVQTKASLLIRQKDLEEKQRLGEEQLEALSSSLNL, from the exons ATGGATTCTTACAGCTTACACTTTGAGAGAATGAACAACGTGGACCTGCATCCTCTGAGCCTGCCTGTCAGTCGGCTCTCCCCAGCCAAGTCCAACAGCAGCATCGCCGACCAACTTGCCCATCACCAACACGGCAAAGGAGACTCTGCCTATAGCTCCTTTTCTGGCGGGTCAACTGCCCCAGACTAcccctctccctttctcacGGATGACCTACAGTCCAGTTCCCTCCACTATGCTGATCTCAAGTATGtaaagtccatttaccatccgACCCAGGTTCTGCAGTCTGACTCAAAGACCATGGACCAGCTCTATCGCTCTGTGGAAGCGTTCTCCCAGCAGTACCGCAGCAATGACAACATCAATGCAAACCACCACAATGGCAATGAGAGTTTCCACACCAACAACAAAGCACTCTCTAAACAAGAGGTGGCTTCAGGGGCTCCGTCCCAAGGTGCTTACCCTCCAGTCCGTCCTCCTCCAGTTCCAGCACGCTTGGATAGTTTCATAGCTACGAAAAACTTGGAGAACACCAGGGTCCACCGCCACAGTGCTGAGTTTCAACCCCAGCAGCCACAGCCTCAACAACAGCCCAGACCCCACAATCGACAGTCCCATGGTCTGAATGGCTCAAGGCCTGAGACTGCTAACCCAGGTACAGGAAGCCTCAATTCTGACCCAGTGTACTCAGTTTGGAGGGGCTCTCAACCGCAACAGCCACAGGCCCAGCAACCATCAAGCCACCGCCCCCACCTCCAGCCTCATGATCAGACCAGGGTGCCGTTGAACCCAGAATACCTTTTCATTACAGATAACAAAGCTGCCTCTGAGCAGCAGAAGTCAACAAACATCCTAAGCCGATCACCTCCCCGAGGTACGAGCCAGTCTGAGCACCAGAAACGCAGACAGCTCTCAAGCAGCGATGCATGTAACGGAGACCATCACAAGTTCGGTGGTAGCAGTAGCCATTTTGAGAGTCAACGCAAAAGGTCACACTCGGCTCACGATTGGCTTGGTTCGGAGCCAGCCCGAGCCTCCAGCCCCTGGAATTCAGGTCAGAGTTTTATCAACAGCAGCATCCAGCACAAGGGTCAGTTTTACTTCGTCACGGGAGTGTGTAAGCTGTCGGAATCTGGTACGAGGACAcactctgcatctgtgtgtgggtCGGAGACTGGGAGTGAGAGCTCCACTGTGTTGGAGACACACCagctcagagagaaagaaagatgccACAGCACAATGGACAATATGTTTCGACCTCTCCAAGAGAGCTCTCGCTCTTCTAGTGGTGTGATTCCAGATGAGAGAGAGGTTTTCACTTCTGTGTCTCAGGGCAAGGACCTGTCCTTTAGGAACCAGGATCAGGAGAATCGCAGACTCTCCCTCATCTCGATGCAGTCCTCTCGAAGCTTTGAAACCTTAGAAGAAATCGACATGACGCAGAGTCGGGATATTGGCCGCCACACTGCGAACAACCCAATATTCTACTGTGGACCTGACAGAAACTGTTCACCACATGCATCCACACAAACGAAGGATGTCACTTCACTGATCAGCAACGAACCACCACACAAAAGAGAGGAGCAAGCAAAGAGAGGGAAACGGCAGCCCCTGGGAGATGTAGCCAGCGAGAggataaacaaagaaacaaccCCGCTTCTGTACCACCTTACTGGAGCCAGCAGGGCAGCATTACAACCTAAAAAGAGTTCTGATTTCAGTATGAAAGGCAAAGAAGCAATCGTAAACAAAACGGGCCATGGAGATGTGGCTGTTAACGACAATGAGAGAGCTCCAAAAAGTGACACAAGCAAGAACGACAGAGGGGAACTTATCTCAGCCTGTAACACACTAGATGACTCATTTAAAAAGTACTACAAAGAAAAGCTGAAGGACGCCCAGTCTAAAGTCTTAAGGGAGACGTCATTTAAAAGGAGGGACCTGCAGCTGTCATGGCCACACCGCACCAGGCAAAAACCTGAGCTGAGACCTCCAGTGATCCACACTTTCTCCTTATCACAGGATTCTGAGACttccacagacacactcactccCTCTGTGATctctgaggagacagagagggggagcaTAGAAGAGGTCAGTGAGAGTCAGAAGGAGATGGACAATGAGACTGAAAAGGAAAACGGGAGACCGGAAAATGTGGCCCAACCTCAGGTAGCGCGCATTGGAGGCAGGAAGCGTTTGACTCAAGAGCAGAAGAAGATGTGCTACTCCGAACCGGAGAAACTCAACCAGCTCGGCGGTGGCCCCGTCCACTCTGCTTGCCGCTCTTTCGGCAACGAAGGTGACATCCTGTTTGCAGTTGAACGTGAGGTTGAAGAGCATGCACAACAAGGAGAGCAGGGACTGGTTGCTGCGCGGAGAAAGATGTTCGAGACAAGAGGTCGAGCCCTTTCAGCCTCTAGCGCTTCAAAGACGAACTTAAAACATCTGCAACACAAGGCCCTGGTGGAGTACATGGAGCGGAAGACGGGCCAGAAAGTGGCTGAGCCACAGCAACCAGCGCCTCAGTTACCACCTCCGTCCAGACAGAGGCATTCTCTGGGGGAGAAACCATTCGACTGGGGTTCCAGACCTCTATCAGCAAATAATGAAGGCAAAAACACCAAGAAGAAACTCCACAGACCGCACTCTGCAGGACGCATCCTTGAttcctccaccagctccatcag GTATGCCCAGTTCTTCTCAGCTCAGTCTTGTTCAGGCCAATATGCTGGCCAGTCCAATAAACCCAGATGGAGGGAGAGTCAAGGTCCATCTCAGGGGAAGTGTGCCTCAGTGGAGAGTCTCCTGGATCAGCCAGAACCACCTAGTTTCTTCAGGAACCGATCGACTTCCACACCACATGCGTTTGAG ggtCTGCAGGCAGAAGACTATGAGATGGATCCATTACCAGTTAACACTATGGAAACCTGGAG TCCTCAGAAAAATGCCACTGAGGTCTCCATAGTAAAGCCAGCTCCTGAGGGCCAGCAGCGTGTCCGTGTGGTTGCACAAAGGGGGAAGTCCATGGAAGAGCTTGGGGCATCAAAGTTAACCCGACCATCAGCCATGAGTAAAAGTTCCGAGCAGCTGGATCAACTGTGGAGGTGTTCGAGTAGACCAGGAGGACCGGGTGGACTggacagagacaagaggagTGTTTCATACCTTGGTGACACCAGAGAAGCCCAGGgccaggagagagggaggaagaaacaATACGTAACAGACCAAGCGGCAAAAGAACCAGAGACTGTTGGTCTGAAGAGCACTCAGGGACAGACACAAAACCAAACCCAGAGAAAGTCTTTGTTGAAGCAGAACTCAGAACCGGAGGAGGACGCTACAACAAGGAACTCTAGTAGATCCACCTCGCCAgccccctcctcttcccggGCCAGGGTTCACTCTGGACCTCCGGGAAGTCACGGTCCTGTCACAGATGTATTCAGGTCCAGTAGACCGCCCAGTGAGACTTCATCTAACCCACCTTCCCCAAGAGGTCTTGAAACCAGTGAGAAGGAGATCAAATCCACCTCGTCCACCCCCACCCAGACAAAGCTTCTTTGTGAAAACAAGCCTAGCTCCAG CAGAGTCAGGACTTCTTCTTCTGGGACTgcatcagagagagagcagtcagTGGATGAACCAGGCAGCAACGGCCAAACGCCTGATTCAAACCATGAAGTGTCTCTGAGCTGCGGCGTCACCACAGATCCATCACTGTGGATTCTCCCTCCGGaagaagagagcaaagaggaagTCCAGACCTCGCCGCTGAAGGACAACGTTTTTGATGACAGCCCAGCCCCTCCGACGCAGGCAAGCGAAACCTCTACATCTCCCTGCACCTCCGTCTCTGACGCAAACATCAGTCAGCAGGTGGAGGACGAGAAAAATCCAGAAATGGGACAGGAGAAGACGGGAGAAAACCAGGAGATGCTGGAGAGGGGAACACCggagggagaaacagagagcCTGGAGAAGCCCATGGAGCGACCCCAGTGGGAGGAACTTGTAGAAGCAGTGGTTAAGGCTGACCAATCGTTGGCCAGAGTGCTGTACCCGCTGGCGAATCGTAAGACGGCACTTATGCTGatggagcagctgctgtcagaggacACGCTGCTGATGGAGGAGCACTACAAGAAGAAACAGGAGCAGAAAGGAGCTGTGGAAAG cactgAAACCGTCGAAGGGGCTGAACCGTCGGTTCCTGACAGCCTCAAACCTCAGTGTGCAGACTTGCAGAGCAAAGCTGACGTCACGGAGAAGAAG CGTCTCTTAGTGTCTTATATCGAGTCGCGTCTGCGCTCACTGGAAGAGATGCGGGGCCCCCTCCAGACGGAGATTCAGGAGAACGTGGCCCACGGGGAGACTCTAGAGGTGCTGGTGCGTGAGCACTGTCTTCCCGTGGAGCTAGAGAGGTACAACCTGTTCATAGGAGACCTGGAGAGGGTTGTAAACCTGCTGCTGTGCCTGTCTGCTCGCCTAGCCAGAGTACAGAACGCCCTGAGCACCGTGGACCAACACACGGATCCTGAGGAGAAG CAATCTCTGGACAGTCGCCACCGTCTGCTCTGCAAACAGAGGGAGGACGCCAAAGATCTGAAGGATAACCTGGACCGGAGAGAGAACCTGGTTTCCACCTTTCTTTCGCGTCAGCTGTCCGCCGAGCAGCTGCAGGACTACCGGCGCTTCGTCCAGACGAAGGCGTCGCTGCTCATCCGGCAGAAGGACCTTGAAGAGAAGCAGAGACTGggagaggagcagctggaggccCTCTCCAGCAGCCTGAATCTGTGA
- the shroom1 gene encoding protein Shroom1 isoform X2 → MDSYSLHFERMNNVDLHPLSLPVSRLSPAKSNSSIADQLAHHQHGKGDSAYSSFSGGSTAPDYPSPFLTDDLQSSSLHYADLKYVKSIYHPTQVLQSDSKTMDQLYRSVEAFSQQYRSNDNINANHHNGNESFHTNNKALSKQEVASGAPSQGAYPPVRPPPVPARLDSFIATKNLENTRVHRHSAEFQPQQPQPQQQPRPHNRQSHGLNGSRPETANPGTGSLNSDPVYSVWRGSQPQQPQAQQPSSHRPHLQPHDQTRVPLNPEYLFITDNKAASEQQKSTNILSRSPPRGTSQSEHQKRRQLSSSDACNGDHHKFGGSSSHFESQRKRSHSAHDWLGSEPARASSPWNSGQSFINSSIQHKGQFYFVTGVCKLSESGTRTHSASVCGSETGSESSTVLETHQLREKERCHSTMDNMFRPLQESSRSSSGVIPDEREVFTSVSQGKDLSFRNQDQENRRLSLISMQSSRSFETLEEIDMTQSRDIGRHTANNPIFYCGPDRNCSPHASTQTKDVTSLISNEPPHKREEQAKRGKRQPLGDVASERINKETTPLLYHLTGASRAALQPKKSSDFSMKGKEAIVNKTGHGDVAVNDNERAPKSDTSKNDRGELISACNTLDDSFKKYYKEKLKDAQSKVLRETSFKRRDLQLSWPHRTRQKPELRPPVIHTFSLSQDSETSTDTLTPSVISEETERGSIEEVSESQKEMDNETEKENGRPENVAQPQVARIGGRKRLTQEQKKMCYSEPEKLNQLGGGPVHSACRSFGNEGDILFAVEREVEEHAQQGEQGLVAARRKMFETRGRALSASSASKTNLKHLQHKALVEYMERKTGQKVAEPQQPAPQLPPPSRQRHSLGEKPFDWGSRPLSANNEGKNTKKKLHRPHSAGRILDSSTSSIRYAQFFSAQSCSGQYAGQSNKPRWRESQGPSQGKCASVESLLDQPEPPSFFRNRSTSTPHAFEGLQAEDYEMDPLPVNTMETWSPQKNATEVSIVKPAPEGQQRVRVVAQRGKSMEELGASKLTRPSAMSKSSEQLDQLWRCSSRPGGPGGLDRDKRSVSYLGDTREAQGQERGRKKQYVTDQAAKEPETVGLKSTQGQTQNQTQRKSLLKQNSEPEEDATTRNSSRSTSPAPSSSRARVHSGPPGSHGPVTDVFRSSRPPSETSSNPPSPRGLETSEKEIKSTSSTPTQTKLLCENKPSSRVRTSSSGTASEREQSVDEPGSNGQTPDSNHEVSLSCGVTTDPSLWILPPEEESKEEVQTSPLKDNVFDDSPAPPTQASETSTSPCTSVSDANISQQVEDEKNPEMGQEKTGENQEMLERGTPEGETESLEKPMERPQWEELVEAVVKADQSLARVLYPLANRKTALMLMEQLLSEDTLLMEEHYKKKQEQKGAVESTETVEGAEPSVPDSLKPQCADLQSKADVTEKKRLLVSYIESRLRSLEEMRGPLQTEIQENVAHGETLEVLVREHCLPVELERYNLFIGDLERVVNLLLCLSARLARVQNALSTVDQHTDPEEKQSLDSRHRLLCKQREDAKDLKDNLDRRENLVSTFLSRQLSAEQLQDYRRFVQTKASLLIRQKDLEEKQRLGEEQLEALSSSLNL, encoded by the exons ATGGATTCTTACAGCTTACACTTTGAGAGAATGAACAACGTGGACCTGCATCCTCTGAGCCTGCCTGTCAGTCGGCTCTCCCCAGCCAAGTCCAACAGCAGCATCGCCGACCAACTTGCCCATCACCAACACGGCAAAGGAGACTCTGCCTATAGCTCCTTTTCTGGCGGGTCAACTGCCCCAGACTAcccctctccctttctcacGGATGACCTACAGTCCAGTTCCCTCCACTATGCTGATCTCAAGTATGtaaagtccatttaccatccgACCCAGGTTCTGCAGTCTGACTCAAAGACCATGGACCAGCTCTATCGCTCTGTGGAAGCGTTCTCCCAGCAGTACCGCAGCAATGACAACATCAATGCAAACCACCACAATGGCAATGAGAGTTTCCACACCAACAACAAAGCACTCTCTAAACAAGAGGTGGCTTCAGGGGCTCCGTCCCAAGGTGCTTACCCTCCAGTCCGTCCTCCTCCAGTTCCAGCACGCTTGGATAGTTTCATAGCTACGAAAAACTTGGAGAACACCAGGGTCCACCGCCACAGTGCTGAGTTTCAACCCCAGCAGCCACAGCCTCAACAACAGCCCAGACCCCACAATCGACAGTCCCATGGTCTGAATGGCTCAAGGCCTGAGACTGCTAACCCAGGTACAGGAAGCCTCAATTCTGACCCAGTGTACTCAGTTTGGAGGGGCTCTCAACCGCAACAGCCACAGGCCCAGCAACCATCAAGCCACCGCCCCCACCTCCAGCCTCATGATCAGACCAGGGTGCCGTTGAACCCAGAATACCTTTTCATTACAGATAACAAAGCTGCCTCTGAGCAGCAGAAGTCAACAAACATCCTAAGCCGATCACCTCCCCGAGGTACGAGCCAGTCTGAGCACCAGAAACGCAGACAGCTCTCAAGCAGCGATGCATGTAACGGAGACCATCACAAGTTCGGTGGTAGCAGTAGCCATTTTGAGAGTCAACGCAAAAGGTCACACTCGGCTCACGATTGGCTTGGTTCGGAGCCAGCCCGAGCCTCCAGCCCCTGGAATTCAGGTCAGAGTTTTATCAACAGCAGCATCCAGCACAAGGGTCAGTTTTACTTCGTCACGGGAGTGTGTAAGCTGTCGGAATCTGGTACGAGGACAcactctgcatctgtgtgtgggtCGGAGACTGGGAGTGAGAGCTCCACTGTGTTGGAGACACACCagctcagagagaaagaaagatgccACAGCACAATGGACAATATGTTTCGACCTCTCCAAGAGAGCTCTCGCTCTTCTAGTGGTGTGATTCCAGATGAGAGAGAGGTTTTCACTTCTGTGTCTCAGGGCAAGGACCTGTCCTTTAGGAACCAGGATCAGGAGAATCGCAGACTCTCCCTCATCTCGATGCAGTCCTCTCGAAGCTTTGAAACCTTAGAAGAAATCGACATGACGCAGAGTCGGGATATTGGCCGCCACACTGCGAACAACCCAATATTCTACTGTGGACCTGACAGAAACTGTTCACCACATGCATCCACACAAACGAAGGATGTCACTTCACTGATCAGCAACGAACCACCACACAAAAGAGAGGAGCAAGCAAAGAGAGGGAAACGGCAGCCCCTGGGAGATGTAGCCAGCGAGAggataaacaaagaaacaaccCCGCTTCTGTACCACCTTACTGGAGCCAGCAGGGCAGCATTACAACCTAAAAAGAGTTCTGATTTCAGTATGAAAGGCAAAGAAGCAATCGTAAACAAAACGGGCCATGGAGATGTGGCTGTTAACGACAATGAGAGAGCTCCAAAAAGTGACACAAGCAAGAACGACAGAGGGGAACTTATCTCAGCCTGTAACACACTAGATGACTCATTTAAAAAGTACTACAAAGAAAAGCTGAAGGACGCCCAGTCTAAAGTCTTAAGGGAGACGTCATTTAAAAGGAGGGACCTGCAGCTGTCATGGCCACACCGCACCAGGCAAAAACCTGAGCTGAGACCTCCAGTGATCCACACTTTCTCCTTATCACAGGATTCTGAGACttccacagacacactcactccCTCTGTGATctctgaggagacagagagggggagcaTAGAAGAGGTCAGTGAGAGTCAGAAGGAGATGGACAATGAGACTGAAAAGGAAAACGGGAGACCGGAAAATGTGGCCCAACCTCAGGTAGCGCGCATTGGAGGCAGGAAGCGTTTGACTCAAGAGCAGAAGAAGATGTGCTACTCCGAACCGGAGAAACTCAACCAGCTCGGCGGTGGCCCCGTCCACTCTGCTTGCCGCTCTTTCGGCAACGAAGGTGACATCCTGTTTGCAGTTGAACGTGAGGTTGAAGAGCATGCACAACAAGGAGAGCAGGGACTGGTTGCTGCGCGGAGAAAGATGTTCGAGACAAGAGGTCGAGCCCTTTCAGCCTCTAGCGCTTCAAAGACGAACTTAAAACATCTGCAACACAAGGCCCTGGTGGAGTACATGGAGCGGAAGACGGGCCAGAAAGTGGCTGAGCCACAGCAACCAGCGCCTCAGTTACCACCTCCGTCCAGACAGAGGCATTCTCTGGGGGAGAAACCATTCGACTGGGGTTCCAGACCTCTATCAGCAAATAATGAAGGCAAAAACACCAAGAAGAAACTCCACAGACCGCACTCTGCAGGACGCATCCTTGAttcctccaccagctccatcag GTATGCCCAGTTCTTCTCAGCTCAGTCTTGTTCAGGCCAATATGCTGGCCAGTCCAATAAACCCAGATGGAGGGAGAGTCAAGGTCCATCTCAGGGGAAGTGTGCCTCAGTGGAGAGTCTCCTGGATCAGCCAGAACCACCTAGTTTCTTCAGGAACCGATCGACTTCCACACCACATGCGTTTGAG ggtCTGCAGGCAGAAGACTATGAGATGGATCCATTACCAGTTAACACTATGGAAACCTGGAG TCCTCAGAAAAATGCCACTGAGGTCTCCATAGTAAAGCCAGCTCCTGAGGGCCAGCAGCGTGTCCGTGTGGTTGCACAAAGGGGGAAGTCCATGGAAGAGCTTGGGGCATCAAAGTTAACCCGACCATCAGCCATGAGTAAAAGTTCCGAGCAGCTGGATCAACTGTGGAGGTGTTCGAGTAGACCAGGAGGACCGGGTGGACTggacagagacaagaggagTGTTTCATACCTTGGTGACACCAGAGAAGCCCAGGgccaggagagagggaggaagaaacaATACGTAACAGACCAAGCGGCAAAAGAACCAGAGACTGTTGGTCTGAAGAGCACTCAGGGACAGACACAAAACCAAACCCAGAGAAAGTCTTTGTTGAAGCAGAACTCAGAACCGGAGGAGGACGCTACAACAAGGAACTCTAGTAGATCCACCTCGCCAgccccctcctcttcccggGCCAGGGTTCACTCTGGACCTCCGGGAAGTCACGGTCCTGTCACAGATGTATTCAGGTCCAGTAGACCGCCCAGTGAGACTTCATCTAACCCACCTTCCCCAAGAGGTCTTGAAACCAGTGAGAAGGAGATCAAATCCACCTCGTCCACCCCCACCCAGACAAAGCTTCTTTGTGAAAACAAGCCTAGCTCCAG AGTCAGGACTTCTTCTTCTGGGACTgcatcagagagagagcagtcagTGGATGAACCAGGCAGCAACGGCCAAACGCCTGATTCAAACCATGAAGTGTCTCTGAGCTGCGGCGTCACCACAGATCCATCACTGTGGATTCTCCCTCCGGaagaagagagcaaagaggaagTCCAGACCTCGCCGCTGAAGGACAACGTTTTTGATGACAGCCCAGCCCCTCCGACGCAGGCAAGCGAAACCTCTACATCTCCCTGCACCTCCGTCTCTGACGCAAACATCAGTCAGCAGGTGGAGGACGAGAAAAATCCAGAAATGGGACAGGAGAAGACGGGAGAAAACCAGGAGATGCTGGAGAGGGGAACACCggagggagaaacagagagcCTGGAGAAGCCCATGGAGCGACCCCAGTGGGAGGAACTTGTAGAAGCAGTGGTTAAGGCTGACCAATCGTTGGCCAGAGTGCTGTACCCGCTGGCGAATCGTAAGACGGCACTTATGCTGatggagcagctgctgtcagaggacACGCTGCTGATGGAGGAGCACTACAAGAAGAAACAGGAGCAGAAAGGAGCTGTGGAAAG cactgAAACCGTCGAAGGGGCTGAACCGTCGGTTCCTGACAGCCTCAAACCTCAGTGTGCAGACTTGCAGAGCAAAGCTGACGTCACGGAGAAGAAG CGTCTCTTAGTGTCTTATATCGAGTCGCGTCTGCGCTCACTGGAAGAGATGCGGGGCCCCCTCCAGACGGAGATTCAGGAGAACGTGGCCCACGGGGAGACTCTAGAGGTGCTGGTGCGTGAGCACTGTCTTCCCGTGGAGCTAGAGAGGTACAACCTGTTCATAGGAGACCTGGAGAGGGTTGTAAACCTGCTGCTGTGCCTGTCTGCTCGCCTAGCCAGAGTACAGAACGCCCTGAGCACCGTGGACCAACACACGGATCCTGAGGAGAAG CAATCTCTGGACAGTCGCCACCGTCTGCTCTGCAAACAGAGGGAGGACGCCAAAGATCTGAAGGATAACCTGGACCGGAGAGAGAACCTGGTTTCCACCTTTCTTTCGCGTCAGCTGTCCGCCGAGCAGCTGCAGGACTACCGGCGCTTCGTCCAGACGAAGGCGTCGCTGCTCATCCGGCAGAAGGACCTTGAAGAGAAGCAGAGACTGggagaggagcagctggaggccCTCTCCAGCAGCCTGAATCTGTGA
- the sowahaa gene encoding ankyrin repeat domain-containing protein SOWAHA, translated as MALTQESVLSLLIAEGGKVKKSDLVVKFRDSIDSDDPAEKERNRELFKTFVNNVAVVKEIDGVRYVVVRKMYQNGLQDGVHTAENTDNKEIPLTGEPQRLPARSEDTGSRDDAGGERSDVSERDQEQASSESGDNPTELLSPLQMALQRSQSKIVRVKRMLQFEVQGQDTNGGNYSKGSPVNKPTSIQSKPYALPLRMPPSTTRVEICKLKGSSDESLESQDSFRNKRGPPAVETDMSMSSPQLRRSVKSTKASEEPKDTSLVPLEQSEHEWLVKCAAGHWSQVYGLLLRDNQLAEKRDFMSGFTALHWAAKCGNSDMLGKIIDLSKRGGVDIDVNAKTHGGYTPLHIAALHDQEYIMAMLVGEYGADPSIRDNCGKKAYHYLHKGISGTLREMLGEPSTQQGPQDRALPEKEELDLFPDLSKGLHTISRLFQPHVTGLKKKQKQRPGFYSVSDDPSEEREDSNGGSSLSFRHRIISDVFM; from the coding sequence ATGGCTTTGACACAGGAGTCCGTCCTGTCTCTGCTGATAGCGGAGGGGGGCAAAGTGAAGAAATCCGACTTGGTGGTTAAGTTTAGAGATTCAATAGATTCCGACGATCCTGCAGAGAAAGAACGGAACAGGGAGCTTTTCAAGACTTTTGTCAACAACGTCGCCGTCGTGAAGGAAATCGACGGTGTCCGGTATGTTGTTGTCAGGAAAATGTATCAGAATGGTTTGCAGGACGGTGTCCACACAGCGGaaaacactgacaataaagAGATCCCGCTGACAGGTGAGCCGCAGCGCCTACCTGCGCGGAGTGAGGACACTGGAAGCCGTGATGATGCAGGAGGCGAGAGGTCAGATGTGTCTGAACGCGATCAAGAACAGGCAAGTAGTGAAAGCGGTGACAATCCTACAGAATTACTGTCTCCTCTACAAATGGCACTGCAAAGGAGCCAAAGTAAAATCGTTAGAGTGAAAAGAATGCTGCAATTTGAGGTCCAAGGGCAGGACACCAATGGAGGGAACTATTCAAAAGGGAGTCCAGTAAACAAGCCGACAAGTATCCAGAGCAAACCGTATGCCTTACCTCTGAGGATGCCACCCAGCACCACCAGGGTTGAGATCTGCAAATTGAAAGGGAGCTCAGATGAGTCTCTTGAAAGCCAAGACTCCTTCAGGAACAAGAGAGGGCCCCCTGCAGTGGAGACAGACATGAGCATGAGCTCCCCCCAGCTGAGGAGGTCAGTGAAAAGCACCAAGGCGTCAGAGGAGCCCAAAGATACCTCCTTGGTTCCCCTGGAGCAGTCAGAGCATGAGTGGCTGGTAAAGTGTGCCGCTGGCCACTGGAGCCAGGTTTACGGCCTGCTGCTGAGAGACAACCAGCTGGCAGAGAAGAGGGACTTCATGTCAGGGTTCACCGCCCTGCATTGGGCAGCCAAATGTGGCAACAGTGACATGCTTGGGAAGATTATCGACTTATCCAAGCGAGGAGGAGTTGACATTGACGTTAATGCAAAAACACACGGTGGATACACTCCTTTGCACATCGCTGCATTGCACGACCAGGAATACATCATGGCAATGTTGGTGGGGGAGTACGGAGCAGACCCGAGTATCAGAGACAACTGCGGGAAGAAGGCCTACCACTATCTGCACAAAGGCATTTCTGGGACGTTGAGAGAGATGCTGGGTGAACCCAGCACCCAGCAGGGCCCTCAGGACAGGGCCCTGCCTGAGAAAGAAGAGCTGGACCTCTTCCCAGATCTCTCCAAGGGCCTGCATACAATAAGCCGTCTTTTCCAGCCCCATGTGACGGGCCtcaagaagaagcagaagcagaggcCTGGGTTTTACTCCGTGAGCGACGACCCCAGCGAGGAACGAGAAGACAGCAACGGTGGCAGCAGCCTCAGCTTCAGACACAGAATCATAtcagatgtttttatgtaa